In Penaeus chinensis breed Huanghai No. 1 chromosome 2, ASM1920278v2, whole genome shotgun sequence, the following proteins share a genomic window:
- the LOC125035301 gene encoding trifunctional purine biosynthetic protein adenosine-3-like — translation MSVVLVLGSGGREHALATALASSPSLASVLAAPGNAGTHATPRVTNIAINVKDHQSVVATCRERGVSVVVVGPEDPLADGLADSLNDAGIKVFGPSKGAAQIESSKAWAKDFMQRQSVPTARYRTFTSPADAKEFIKSESWCGYVVKASGLAAGKGVVVTTSVAEALEAVDTVSNSFGVAGDTLVVEELLQGEEVSVLCFTDGTSISVMPPAQDHKRLKEGDQGPNTGGMGAYCPCPLVTQQQLETIRETVLQRTVDGLREEGIPFVGVLYAGLMLTSSGPKVLEFNCRFGDPETQVILPLLRSDLYDVVMGCVESRLGNVEVKFDAEMSSVAVCLVSGGYPGSYPKGKVITGAEDVTKDDASVRVYHAGTKVDSDALVTSGGRVLAVTVTDRSLAAAAAKATDVAGKIHFDGVFFRRDIAAKAITRNAVSQGGVTYKGSGVDIEAGDALVAAIKDVAAATSRAGVVGGLGSFGGLFDVKAAGYKDPLLVSGTDGVGTKLKVAQAAGIHGTVGQDLVAMCVNDVLVHGAEPLFYLDYFATGKLEVGVAASVVKGVAEGCSLAGCALIGGETAEMPGLYSPGEYDLAGFTVGAVEKEDLLPRMSAIADGDVLIGLASSGLHSNGFSLVRRIVEAANLSYSDPAPFCPSNTLGSELLKPTKIYPKMLLAALRSGLVKAAAHITGGGLTENLPRVLPEHLGATLHARRWTVQPVFQWLAAHGVSPSEMARTFNCGLGMVLVVAPTDLDAVMKLVPEGQVVGALRPHTQGSSRVVLEGLEDVLREGASSLVAKCPSLTAPRRKVAVLISGSGTNLQALLDHTRSGLSSAQIVLVISNVAGVKGLQRAQDAGVATKVISHKNYKSRLDFDAALTKALEEADIELICLAGFMRILTGEFVRRWRGRLLNIHPSLLPAFKGMHAQRQALEAGVTLTGCTVHFVSEEVDCGAVVTQEAVPVLVGDTEDELVERIKTAEHKAFPRAMEMVARGRVRLGEDGKCIRT, via the exons ATGAGCGTCGTGCTGGTTCTGGGCTCGGGCGGGAGGGAGCACGCCCTGGCAACCGCCctggcctcctccccctccctcgcctccgtcCTCGCCGCCCCTGGTAACGCGGGGACTCACGCCACGCCGAGGGTCACCAACATCGCCATAAATGTGAAGGATCACCAG AGTGTAGTGGCGACGTGCCGGGAGCGAGGTGTGTCCGTGGTTGTCGTGGGGCCTGAAGATCCTCTGGCAGACGGCTTGGCAGATTCACTCAATGATGCAGGAATTAAG GTGTTCGGTCCGAGTAAGGGCGCGGCGCAGATCGAGTCGAGCAAAGCGTGGGCGAAGGACTTCATGCAGAGACAGAGCGTCCCAACGGCTCGCTACCGTACTTTCACTTCGCCTGCGGACGCCAAGGAGTTCATAAAGAG TGAGTCCTGGTGCGGCTACGTGGTCAAGGCGTCCGGGCTGGCGGCTGGGAAGGGCGTGGTAGTGACCACCTCCGTCGCTGAAGCCCTGGAGGCCGTGGACACCGTGAGCAACAGCTTCGGCGTCGCTGGTGACACGCTGGTGGTGGAGGAACTCCTTCAGGGCGAGGAAGTGTCG gtCTTGTGTTTCACGGACGGAACCAGCATCTCCGTCATGCCGCCCGCACAGGATCACAAGCGTCTGAAGGAGGGCGACCAGGGCCCCAACACGGGCGGGATGGGCGCCTACTGCCCCTGTCCCTTGGTCACGCAGCAGCAGTTGGAGACCATCAGGGAAACTGTTCTCCAGAGGACGGTGGACGGCCTTCGGGAGGAGGGAATCCCCTTCGTGG GAGTCCTCTACGCCGGATTGATGTTGACGTCATCAGGCCCAAAAGTCCTGGAGTTCAACTGCCGCTTCGGTGACCCGGAAACTCAGgtcatcctccctcttctgcgCTCTGACCTTTACGATGTCGTCATG GGTTGCGTCGAGAGCCGTCTAGGGAATGTGGAAGTGAAATTTGACGCCGAGATGAGCAGTGTCGCGGTCTGCCTGGTGAGCGGAGGTTACCCGGGCTCCTATCCAAAGGGAAAAGTCATTACAG GTGCCGAAGACGTGACGAAGGACGACGCCTCCGTCCGGGTCTACCACGCCGGGACGAAGGTCGACAGCGACGCCCTCGTCACCTCCGGCGGTCGAGTTCTCGCCGTTACCGTCACCGACCGCAGCCTCGCCGCAGCCGCAGCCAAAGCCACGGACGTCGCCGGCAAGATCCATTTCGACGGAGTTTTCTTCAGGAGAGACATCGCAGCGAAAGCCATAACTAG aaacgctGTATCCCAGGGTGGCGTGACCTACAAGGGCAGCGGCGTGGACATCGAGGCAGGGGACGCCCTTGTCGCCGCCATCAAGGATGTTGCCGCCGCTACCTCTCGCGCGGGCGTGGTGGGCGGCCTGGGGTCCTTCGGCGGCCTCTTCGACGTGAAGGCAGCCGGCTACAAGGATCCGCTGCTTGTGTCCGGCACTGATGGCGTGGGCACCAAGCTCAAG GTGGCGCAAGCAGCCGGCATCCACGGCACGGTGGGGCAGGACCTGGTGGCCATGTGCGTGAACGACGTCCTCGTCCACGGCGCGGAGCCGCTCTTCTACCTGGACTACTTCGCCACCGGGAAGTTGGAGGTGGGAGTGGCAGCTAGTGTGGTGAAGGGCGTGGCCGAGGGCTGTTCTCTCGCTGGGTGCGCTCTCATAG GAGGCGAGACGGCAGAGATGCCCGGCCTTTATTCCCCCGGCGAGTACGACCTCGCGGGTTTCACCGTCGGTGCAGTCGAGAAGGAGGACCTTTTGCCACGAATGAGCGCCATCGCCGACGGCGACGTCCTCATTGGTCTGGCGTCCTCTGGTCTCCACAGCAACGGTTTCAGTCTCGTCAGGCGGATAGTCGAGGCTGCCAACTTGTCCTATTCGGATCCAGCGCCTTTCTGTCCGTCTAATACTCTGG GTTCGGAGCTCCTCAAGCCCACAAAAATCTATCCGAAGATGCTCCTAGCAGCCTTGCGTAGCGGCCTGGTGAAGGCGGCGGCGCACATCACGGGCGGCGGCCTCACGGAGAACCTGCCGCGGGTTCTGCCGGAGCACCTCGGAGCCACCCTGCATGCTCGTCGTTGGACCGTCCAACCCGTGTTTCAGTGGCTCGCGGCTCATG GTGTAAGTCCGAGCGAAATGGCCCGAACATTCAACTGTGGTCTGGgcatggtgttggtggtggcgcCGACTGACCTGGATGCAGTGATGAAGCTTGTACCCGAAGGACAGGTCGTTGGGGCACTGCGGCCCCATACGCAAG GATCCTCGCGCGTGGTTCTGGAGGGCCTCGAGGACGTGCTGCGCGAAGGGGCGTCTTCCCTGGTCGCCAAATGCCCCTCACTCACAGCGCCCCGAAGGAAGGTGGCGGTCCTCATCTCCGGCTCGGGTACCAATCTACAG GCTCTGTTGGATCACACTCGCTCCGGCCTTAGCTCAGCCCAGATTGTGCTTGTAATAAGTAACGTGGCAGGGGTGAAAGGGCTACAGCGAGCCCAGGATGCTGGCGTAGCAACCAAG gtgaTTTCCCACAAGAACTACAAATCCCGACTAGATTTCGACGCCGCTCTGACGAAGGCGCTGGAGGAGGCAGACATAGAGCTCATCTGCCTTGCCGGATTCATGCGCATCCTGACAGGCGAGTTCGTGAGGCGCTGGCGGGGGCGTCTCCTCAACATCCACCCATCTCTCCTGCCGGCCTTCAAGGGAATGCACGCCCAGAGACAAGCGCTTGAGGCCGGGGTGACACTCACGGGCTGCACTGTGCATTTCGTCTCC GAGGAAGTTGACTGCGGCGCTGTGGTCACGCAGGAGGCCGTGCCGGTGCTGGTGGGAGACACAGAAGACGAGCTTGTGGAAAGGATCAAGACAGCTGAGCACAAAGCTTTCCCGAG GGCAATGGAGATGGTAGCAAGAGGGAGAGTGCGCCTTGGCGAGGACGGCAAATGCATCCGAACCTAA